A window of the Myxococcales bacterium genome harbors these coding sequences:
- a CDS encoding ABC transporter permease: MGLGEAEVLRDPARAATFWTRFGRSGASTFASPPRARVVDRYLREPTPAREHDLVELDTFVVPLLVAALRTATTTAEQRLVVNQLARAAGRPKARFPTRRPPARPHATSRTSGEKLLVRESHLFRAARGRVARRRHDHRDALRPLARQDADGPLGLSVRDGKPILEKLITRSPITVGLAAMALALALALAVPVALVSATQRGRTIDHGLAIGLFVLYSAPTFWLAQLLSNFAPKTSGRLVLPVLALAAPVTALTARYQRAALLEVLSLEYVRAARARGAGGLRLLFLHVLPNAIAPTLSLAGVLLPQLFGAAFVVEEVFGLRGLGFESVRAVEASDHAWLVAVTMLSAVICSVGLIASDLAAGIIDPRVRELLRRRGRAA, translated from the coding sequence ATGGGGCTCGGGGAGGCCGAGGTGCTCCGCGATCCGGCGCGCGCGGCGACCTTCTGGACCCGCTTTGGGAGGAGCGGAGCCTCGACTTTCGCGAGCCCGCCGCGCGCGCGCGTCGTCGATCGCTACCTTCGCGAGCCCACGCCCGCGCGCGAGCATGATCTCGTGGAGCTCGACACCTTCGTGGTGCCGCTGCTCGTGGCCGCGCTGCGCACGGCGACAACGACCGCGGAGCAGCGCCTCGTCGTCAATCAGCTCGCTCGCGCGGCGGGCCGTCCGAAGGCGCGCTTCCCGACGAGGAGACCGCCCGCACGACCGCACGCGACATCGCGAACGAGTGGGGAGAAGCTTCTGGTTCGAGAGTCACACCTATTTCGAGCCGCTCGAGGGCGCGTCGCGCGTCGCCGCCACGATCACCGAGACGCGCTACGGCCGCTGGCTCGGCAAGACGCTGACGGGCCGCTTGGGCTCAGCGTCCGTGACGGAAAGCCGATCCTCGAGAAGCTCATCACGCGCTCACCGATCACGGTGGGCCTCGCTGCGATGGCACTGGCGCTGGCGCTGGCGCTGGCCGTTCCCGTCGCGCTGGTGTCGGCCACGCAACGGGGACGCACCATCGACCACGGCCTCGCCATCGGCCTCTTCGTTCTCTACTCGGCGCCGACCTTCTGGCTCGCGCAGCTCCTCTCGAACTTTGCCCCCAAGACCTCGGGAAGGCTCGTCTTGCCAGTGCTCGCGCTCGCCGCTCCCGTCACGGCGCTCACGGCCCGCTACCAGCGGGCCGCGCTCCTCGAGGTCTTGAGTCTCGAATACGTGCGAGCGGCGCGCGCGCGCGGCGCCGGGGGCCTTCGCCTGCTCTTCCTCCACGTGTTGCCCAACGCCATCGCGCCGACCTTGTCGCTGGCCGGCGTGCTCTTGCCCCAACTCTTCGGAGCGGCGTTCGTCGTTGAAGAAGTCTTCGGCCTTCGAGGCCTCGGCTTCGAGTCGGTGCGCGCCGTCGAAGCGAGCGACCACGCGTGGCTCGTGGCCGTCACGATGCTAAGCGCGGTTATTTGCTCCGTGGGTCTCATCGCCAGCGATCTGGCGGCCGGCATCATCGATCCTCGCGTCCGTGAGCTGCTCCGCCGCCGCGGGAGGGCTGCATGA
- a CDS encoding ABC transporter permease subunit: MVRAEMLSVVSRDYVTAARALGASPLRILTLHVAPNVKGPVLVAVTFALRVRGARGSVALVLRRRPRGHAVLGRDAQRREPHRRLAVALDPSRRALVLVPRFHQRGGGSAARPARSEARLGSAAEVRARRVDAVKCRPRRRSPPRSRYPTRQQTR; encoded by the coding sequence GTGGTCCGCGCCGAGATGCTCAGCGTCGTGTCGCGCGACTACGTCACGGCGGCCCGTGCCCTCGGCGCATCACCGCTCCGCATCTTGACGCTGCACGTGGCGCCCAACGTCAAGGGTCCGGTGCTCGTGGCCGTGACGTTTGCCCTCAGGGTCCGTGGTGCTCGTGGAAGCGTCGCTCTCGTTTTGCGTCGGCGTCCCCGAGGGCACGCCGTCCTGGGGCGCGATGCTCAGCGACGTGAGCCGCACCGGCGGCTCGCCGTGGCTCTTGATCCTTCCCGGCGTGCTCTTGTTCTCGTGCCTCGTTTCCATCAACGTGGTGGCGGAAGCGCTGCGCGACCTGCTCGATCCGAGGCTCGCCTCGGAAGCGCCGCAGAAGTGAGGGCGCGTCGCGTCGACGCGGTCAAATGCCGGCCGCGGCGTCGCAGCCCTCCGCGCAGCCGATACCCCACGCGCCAACAAACGCGATGA
- a CDS encoding DNA adenine methylase — translation MKSIVKWAGGKSRLLPELLKNVPKSIDTYVEPFAGGAALFFELARRTRDKDGAGQFRHARLADRNAELVTCYRAVRDSVEDVVEALQPYRYDRGALLRDARPRPQGDERRRPGGAALVPQPDLLTGSGASTRRGSSTCPLVATRTPPSWMRSTCVRRRSFSRASRFSCGFPRRRPA, via the coding sequence GTGAAGTCGATCGTCAAGTGGGCCGGCGGGAAGTCGCGGCTCTTGCCCGAGCTTCTGAAGAACGTGCCGAAGTCGATCGACACGTACGTCGAGCCGTTTGCTGGTGGTGCCGCGCTCTTCTTCGAGCTTGCGCGACGCACCCGCGACAAGGACGGCGCCGGTCAGTTTCGGCACGCACGGCTCGCGGACCGGAACGCGGAGCTTGTGACCTGTTACCGTGCCGTGCGCGACTCCGTCGAGGACGTCGTCGAGGCGCTCCAGCCGTATCGCTACGATCGGGGAGCTCTACTACGCGACGCGCGCCCAAGACCCCAAGGCGATGAGCGACGCCGCCCGGGCGGCGCGGCTCTTGTTCCTCAACCGGACTTGCTAACGGGCTCTGGCGCGTCAACTCGAAGGGGCAGTTCAACGTGCCCTTTGGTCGCCACACGAACCCCACCATCTTGGATGCGGAGCACCTGCGTGAGGCGTCGAAGCTTCTCGCGGGCGTCGAGATTCTCCTGCGGATTTCCGAGGCGACGGCCGGCGTAA